The Chitinophagales bacterium genome window below encodes:
- a CDS encoding OmpA family protein, with protein sequence MKNFLLFLFVSVLFIACKSTSTVVKTGTAAYEQKKFVKAVELLNQEAESANDNFEKVEKLKLLANSYNAMNNPQGEVSTYKRITEISDDPYNYLQLGLAQKHNEEYEDALASIKKYKELSNDIFNTSSEIKLLEEILEKQNSKEQNILIKNLGNLNTAAGEYAPRMFKNNQLSFTSTRATNIGDKVQPWDGQKNPDIYVAEYNNGNWNNATDIDAPINTDLAEGVMAFTSNFETAYFTRCDYLDLGKSFCRIYKAEADGQYWYEPELVEIFSDSANVGQPYVSPDNKRLYFSSDAPYGYGEQDIYYIDINNGTYSQPINAGYYVNTEKNDLFPTVDKQGNLYFATNGRKGYGGLDIFKATPDKNSYAQAELLPFPINTGADDFSLQFIDLPNTDKNKILETGVFSSTRKGGKGNDDLYMYQKLFINYYELHLTVVEKNYENPNDANSKILGLKPLENAIVLMKGQEKITPQNGKLVFELEANQDYKLYINKVDYFNKSLSVSTKGLSSKDSLTIKLYEQVELEKIFPEKEIVIPNIYYDYDKATLRAESLPVLDKLVSFFQENNDLTIEIGSHTDSRGSDKYNEDLSQRRAQSVVDYLIEKGVPTTQLQAKGYGESRLINECKNGVQCSEEKHQENRRTTFRVITKDGVIESGK encoded by the coding sequence GTGAAAAATTTTCTTTTATTCTTATTTGTAAGTGTTTTATTTATTGCATGCAAAAGCACCAGCACAGTTGTTAAGACAGGAACTGCTGCCTACGAGCAAAAAAAGTTTGTAAAAGCTGTTGAACTACTTAACCAAGAAGCAGAAAGTGCAAATGATAACTTTGAGAAAGTAGAAAAACTAAAACTACTTGCCAACAGCTATAATGCTATGAATAATCCGCAAGGAGAAGTAAGCACCTATAAACGCATAACCGAAATAAGCGATGACCCGTACAATTATCTTCAGCTTGGATTGGCTCAAAAACACAATGAAGAATATGAAGATGCTTTAGCTTCTATAAAAAAGTATAAAGAGCTGAGCAATGATATTTTTAATACCAGCTCCGAAATTAAACTATTAGAAGAAATATTAGAGAAACAAAACAGCAAAGAGCAAAATATACTGATTAAAAACTTGGGGAATTTGAATACCGCAGCTGGCGAATATGCTCCACGCATGTTTAAAAATAACCAACTGAGTTTTACTTCTACAAGAGCTACTAATATAGGCGACAAAGTACAACCGTGGGACGGACAAAAAAATCCGGATATATATGTAGCCGAATACAACAATGGGAACTGGAACAATGCTACAGATATAGATGCTCCCATAAATACCGATTTAGCAGAAGGTGTGATGGCTTTTACGTCAAATTTTGAAACGGCATATTTTACTCGTTGCGATTATTTAGATTTAGGCAAAAGTTTTTGCAGAATTTATAAAGCCGAAGCAGACGGACAATATTGGTATGAGCCAGAATTAGTTGAAATATTTTCTGATTCGGCAAATGTAGGGCAGCCTTATGTAAGCCCCGATAATAAACGCCTTTATTTTTCAAGTGATGCACCTTATGGCTATGGCGAGCAAGACATTTATTATATAGATATAAATAATGGAACATACAGCCAACCCATAAATGCAGGTTACTACGTAAATACGGAGAAAAACGATTTATTCCCAACTGTTGACAAGCAAGGCAACCTATATTTTGCCACTAATGGAAGAAAGGGCTATGGTGGTTTAGATATTTTTAAAGCCACTCCCGATAAAAACTCTTACGCTCAAGCAGAGTTATTGCCTTTTCCTATAAACACAGGAGCAGACGATTTTAGCTTGCAGTTTATTGATTTACCAAATACAGACAAGAACAAAATATTAGAAACAGGGGTATTTTCTTCTACCCGAAAAGGCGGAAAAGGAAATGATGATTTATATATGTACCAAAAATTATTCATCAATTATTACGAATTGCATTTAACGGTAGTAGAAAAAAATTATGAAAACCCAAATGATGCCAACAGCAAAATATTAGGTTTAAAACCTCTTGAAAATGCTATAGTATTAATGAAAGGGCAAGAAAAAATAACACCTCAAAATGGCAAATTAGTATTTGAATTAGAGGCCAATCAAGATTACAAACTGTATATTAATAAAGTAGATTATTTTAATAAAAGCTTAAGTGTTAGCACAAAAGGTTTGAGCAGCAAAGACAGCTTAACTATAAAGTTGTATGAGCAAGTAGAATTAGAAAAAATATTCCCGGAAAAGGAAATTGTTATTCCTAATATTTACTACGATTATGACAAAGCCACTTTGCGTGCAGAATCATTGCCTGTGTTAGACAAATTAGTAAGCTTTTTTCAAGAGAATAATGATTTAACCATAGAAATAGGCTCTCACACGGATAGCCGCGGTAGCGATAAATACAATGAAGACCTAAGCCAAAGAAGAGCACAAAGCGTGGTAGATTACTTAATAGAAAAAGGCGTGCCTACCACCCAACTACAAGCCAAAGGTTATGGCGAAAGCCGACTAATAAACGAATGTAAAAACGGTGTGCAATGTAGCGAAGAAAAACACCAAGAAAATAGACGTACTACTTTTAGGGTAATAACAAAAGATGGCGTAATAGAAAGTGGAAAGTAA
- a CDS encoding LEA type 2 family protein — protein sequence MKKYLLPLFLIFLAACSTEAVKPKFKTIQNIVVEDLNYTNITINADAVVFNPNPVSIYLNNVDVDIFVNEVLVSHVSQTAKTEIKKKDNFNIPLKTSFTPKQLLKDNWAGLLSGALNSLQNKQVDVKYTGSATFDVKGIEFSIPIDGTEEIILKEGEVQ from the coding sequence ATGAAAAAATACCTTTTACCTTTATTCCTTATTTTTCTTGCAGCTTGCAGTACCGAAGCCGTAAAACCTAAATTTAAAACCATACAAAACATTGTGGTTGAAGATCTTAACTATACTAACATTACTATAAATGCCGATGCTGTAGTTTTTAATCCCAATCCTGTAAGCATTTATTTAAACAATGTAGATGTAGATATTTTTGTTAATGAAGTACTGGTAAGTCATGTATCGCAAACGGCAAAAACAGAAATAAAAAAGAAAGACAATTTTAATATTCCTTTAAAAACATCTTTTACACCAAAACAACTTTTAAAAGACAACTGGGCTGGTTTATTAAGTGGAGCTTTAAATTCATTGCAAAACAAACAAGTAGATGTTAAATATACAGGCTCGGCAACTTTTGATGTTAAAGGCATAGAATTTAGTATTCCTATAGACGGAACAGAAGAAATTATTTTGAAAGAAGGAGAAGTACAATAA
- a CDS encoding ABC transporter permease, giving the protein MNFPLFIVKKIAGNKQQSFSRFILKISVAAVALSTAVMIISTALISGFQQTISNKVFNFWAHIIVTPYEASESLDKVPISTNNNLYLHPEDYKGVAHVQSVALKGGIIHAQEDFEGIILKGIAPDFKKESVVNNIIDGQLFDITGKKDNYQILISEITANRLKLKVGDEVLISFLEDDAKVRKRKFQISGIYSSGIQEFDQQYAWIDIGVIQNLNGWKNDEVGGFEVFVDDKNLFENKIVVYGKKLIAPFLSEDKRHELLKDPLDKIGDDLFYSIDQNLYAQTIKEFKPDIFNWLALQNTNEIVILIVMLLVAAVNMITSLLILILDRTHMVGILKALGSNKKQLQNIFIWNGIFILGLGLLIGNIAGIGLCYLQDITHFVKLPQDSYYIDYAPVKIEWTWLLFLNIFTLLIGALFLLLPSRLVNNIDPIKSIKFN; this is encoded by the coding sequence ATGAATTTTCCACTTTTCATAGTTAAAAAAATAGCAGGCAATAAACAGCAGTCTTTTTCAAGGTTTATTCTTAAAATTTCTGTAGCTGCCGTAGCATTAAGTACTGCCGTTATGATTATTTCTACCGCTTTAATTAGTGGTTTTCAGCAAACTATAAGTAATAAAGTATTCAATTTTTGGGCTCATATTATTGTTACGCCCTATGAAGCTTCGGAGAGTTTAGACAAAGTACCCATAAGTACCAATAATAATTTATACCTACACCCCGAAGATTATAAAGGCGTGGCTCATGTGCAATCCGTAGCACTTAAAGGTGGCATTATACACGCACAAGAAGATTTTGAAGGCATTATACTTAAAGGCATTGCTCCCGATTTTAAAAAAGAATCTGTAGTAAATAATATTATAGACGGACAACTTTTTGACATTACAGGTAAAAAAGACAATTATCAAATATTAATTTCTGAAATAACTGCCAATAGATTAAAACTAAAAGTAGGCGATGAAGTGCTTATTAGCTTTTTAGAAGATGATGCCAAAGTGCGTAAACGAAAATTTCAAATTTCGGGTATTTATAGTTCCGGCATTCAAGAGTTTGACCAGCAATATGCGTGGATAGACATAGGCGTAATACAAAACTTAAACGGCTGGAAAAATGATGAAGTAGGTGGATTTGAAGTTTTTGTAGATGACAAAAATTTGTTTGAAAATAAAATAGTTGTTTATGGTAAAAAACTAATAGCTCCTTTTTTATCGGAAGACAAAAGACACGAACTATTAAAAGACCCTTTAGACAAAATTGGAGATGATTTATTTTACTCTATAGACCAAAATTTATACGCCCAAACTATTAAAGAATTTAAACCCGATATTTTTAATTGGCTGGCACTACAAAACACTAATGAAATAGTAATATTAATAGTAATGCTATTGGTAGCAGCCGTTAATATGATAACTTCTTTACTTATTTTAATACTTGACCGCACCCATATGGTAGGTATTTTAAAAGCCTTGGGAAGCAATAAAAAACAATTACAAAATATCTTTATTTGGAATGGCATTTTCATTTTGGGTTTAGGATTGCTTATTGGCAATATTGCCGGCATAGGATTATGTTATTTGCAAGATATAACACACTTTGTTAAACTGCCTCAAGATTCTTATTATATAGATTATGCTCCCGTTAAAATAGAATGGACATGGCTACTTTTTTTAAACATTTTTACTTTACTTATTGGGGCATTATTTTTGCTATTACCTTCAAGGTTGGTTAATAATATTGACCCTATTAAATCTATAAAATTCAACTAA
- a CDS encoding restriction endonuclease, giving the protein MKQYIHPDKLKTFNEKTQQVQELINTTLYILDAFGIPLNTTPRRLERMAIAFLACGDIKKISDFKKTKDLNDGYALKTRDIIVFVNSNFGENISSGSYDDIRRKDLKLLTVAEIVVQSSPNSATNDSTRGYSINPIYAEIIRNFGSKDWDKIVAKKLKDIEPLSKKLKRERKITKVDAILPAGNTLTFSAGEHNELQKAIIEDFLPRFGYSAEVLYVGDTSDKYLYLEKQKLEELNFFEISHEELPDIIAYSKEKNWLYLIEAVHSSGPISELRLIQLQKLTKDCKADIVYITAFLNRQKFRQFIADIAWETEVWIADNPDHLVHFNGDKFLGPYTQNKK; this is encoded by the coding sequence ATGAAGCAATATATCCATCCCGATAAATTAAAAACCTTTAACGAAAAAACACAACAAGTTCAGGAGCTAATTAATACTACACTTTATATTCTTGATGCTTTTGGAATCCCTTTAAACACAACACCAAGACGTTTAGAAAGAATGGCAATCGCTTTTCTTGCATGTGGCGATATTAAGAAAATTTCCGACTTTAAGAAAACGAAAGATTTAAACGATGGATATGCTCTAAAAACACGGGATATAATAGTATTTGTGAATAGTAATTTTGGAGAAAATATAAGTTCTGGTTCGTATGATGACATACGCAGAAAAGATTTGAAATTACTTACAGTTGCGGAAATTGTTGTGCAATCAAGTCCAAATTCTGCCACCAATGATTCTACAAGAGGTTATTCCATAAATCCAATTTATGCCGAAATAATTAGAAATTTTGGCTCAAAAGATTGGGATAAAATAGTTGCTAAAAAATTAAAAGATATAGAGCCATTAAGTAAAAAACTTAAAAGAGAAAGAAAGATAACAAAAGTAGATGCAATTCTTCCTGCCGGTAATACATTAACTTTTTCGGCAGGAGAACACAACGAACTACAAAAAGCAATAATTGAAGATTTTTTACCAAGATTTGGATACAGTGCAGAAGTACTTTATGTAGGAGATACTTCTGATAAATATCTTTATTTAGAAAAACAAAAACTTGAAGAGTTAAATTTCTTTGAAATATCACATGAAGAATTGCCGGATATAATAGCCTACTCAAAAGAGAAAAATTGGCTTTATCTTATTGAAGCAGTTCATTCTTCAGGCCCGATAAGTGAATTAAGATTAATTCAGCTTCAAAAATTAACTAAAGATTGTAAAGCAGATATAGTGTACATCACTGCATTTTTAAATCGCCAAAAATTCAGACAATTTATAGCTGACATCGCTTGGGAAACAGAAGTTTGGATTGCAGATAATCCTGACCACTTAGTACATTTTAACGGAGATAAATTTTTAGGTCCTTATACTCAAAATAAAAAATAA
- a CDS encoding DNA cytosine methyltransferase — MEYWEEINKKLEPWVDTDFNKTVVDLFAGCGGLSLGFEANGFKTIGYEMDEQATNTYNKNLIGNCFNEKLSVESKYPKADIVIGGPPCQPFSVGGKQLGLKDSRDGFPIFLSAIKQLNPEILLFENVRGMLYKNKWYLKEVIEELEHSGYYINYALLNAVNFEVPQNRERVIVIGAKKKINLPKKIKRKITAGQALGKLALQYNEDSKFFTESMDRYVANYEKASKCINPRDLYLDKPARTLTCRNLAGATGDMHRVKLKDGRRRRITVREAARLQSFPDWFKFSGTETNQFNQIGNAVAPYFAYHLALNIKNYLQGKVTNEYNFAENEQLTLFQNEAIYPSR, encoded by the coding sequence ATGGAATACTGGGAAGAAATTAACAAAAAGCTAGAACCTTGGGTTGATACGGATTTCAATAAAACAGTAGTTGATCTTTTTGCAGGGTGTGGTGGACTTTCCCTTGGGTTTGAAGCGAATGGATTTAAAACTATTGGCTATGAAATGGACGAACAGGCAACAAATACTTATAATAAAAACTTAATTGGTAATTGTTTTAACGAAAAACTAAGCGTTGAATCAAAATACCCTAAAGCAGATATAGTTATTGGCGGACCACCTTGCCAGCCATTTAGTGTAGGAGGTAAACAACTTGGTCTAAAAGATTCAAGAGATGGATTTCCGATTTTCTTATCTGCAATTAAACAACTTAATCCGGAGATACTACTATTTGAAAATGTTAGAGGAATGCTATACAAAAACAAGTGGTATTTAAAGGAAGTAATTGAAGAACTTGAACATTCGGGTTATTATATTAACTATGCACTCTTAAATGCCGTAAATTTTGAAGTGCCACAGAATAGAGAACGAGTTATTGTAATTGGGGCAAAGAAAAAAATAAATTTACCAAAAAAAATAAAGCGGAAAATAACAGCAGGACAAGCTCTTGGAAAACTTGCGTTACAGTATAATGAAGATTCAAAATTTTTTACTGAATCTATGGACAGATACGTTGCAAACTATGAAAAAGCCTCAAAATGTATTAATCCAAGAGATTTGTATTTAGACAAACCGGCAAGAACTTTAACTTGTAGAAATTTAGCCGGAGCTACGGGAGATATGCACCGAGTTAAATTAAAAGACGGAAGAAGAAGAAGAATAACAGTACGAGAAGCTGCAAGACTTCAAAGTTTTCCCGATTGGTTTAAATTCTCGGGTACAGAAACAAACCAATTCAATCAAATAGGAAACGCAGTAGCACCATATTTTGCTTACCATTTGGCTTTAAACATAAAGAATTATCTACAGGGTAAAGTTACTAATGAATATAACTTTGCTGAAAATGAACAATTAACACTTTTTCAAAATGAAGCAATATATCCATCCCGATAA
- a CDS encoding dihydroorotase — MQNYLIKNAQIINEDKIFQADVLIKNHRIEKIASQIENSSNAVEINAEGKYLIPGVIDDQVHFREPGLTHKAEIYTEAKAAVAGGTTSFMEMPNTKPTTTTQAELAKKYARANEVSLANYSFFMGGANDNYEEVMKTDLSQVCGLKLFMGSSTGNMLVDDDNTLTQYFKNFPGLIATHCEDEHTVKANESIAKEKYGELVPFYMHPIIRSVEACYLSSSKAVALAKKYNTRLHILHISTAKELELFTNKIPLKEKQITSEVCVHHLWFDSEDYYIFGSRIKCNPAIKLKTNRLALFDALLDDRLDIIATDHAPHTLEEKRNSYFKAPSGLPLVQHSLNMMLDFHQRGKISLEKVVEKMCHAPAECFNIKERGYVREGYFADLVLVDLTNKNYINKDNIYYKCGWSPLEGNIFRNTVTHTFVNGHLAYANGEFNESIKGQRLLFDRKYCY, encoded by the coding sequence ATGCAAAACTACCTCATAAAAAATGCTCAAATTATTAACGAAGACAAAATATTTCAAGCTGATGTTTTAATTAAAAATCATCGGATAGAAAAAATAGCTTCGCAAATTGAAAACAGCAGCAATGCTGTAGAAATAAATGCAGAAGGAAAATATTTAATACCCGGAGTAATAGATGACCAAGTACATTTTAGGGAACCCGGCTTAACTCATAAAGCAGAAATTTATACTGAAGCTAAAGCTGCTGTAGCTGGTGGCACTACTTCTTTTATGGAAATGCCCAACACTAAACCCACCACTACTACTCAAGCAGAATTAGCCAAAAAATATGCCCGTGCTAATGAAGTTTCGCTGGCTAATTATTCATTTTTTATGGGCGGAGCTAACGATAATTACGAAGAAGTGATGAAAACCGATTTAAGTCAAGTGTGTGGTTTAAAATTATTTATGGGAAGTAGCACAGGAAATATGCTGGTAGATGATGACAATACTTTAACGCAGTATTTTAAAAATTTCCCTGGTTTAATAGCTACCCACTGCGAAGATGAACACACTGTGAAAGCTAATGAATCTATAGCTAAAGAAAAATATGGTGAGTTAGTACCATTTTATATGCATCCTATAATTAGAAGTGTAGAAGCCTGTTATTTATCTTCGTCTAAAGCTGTAGCCTTGGCTAAAAAATACAATACCCGCTTGCATATTTTACACATTTCTACCGCTAAAGAACTTGAATTATTTACTAATAAAATTCCTTTAAAAGAAAAACAAATAACATCGGAAGTATGTGTGCACCATTTATGGTTTGATAGCGAAGATTACTACATATTTGGTAGCCGAATAAAATGTAATCCTGCTATTAAATTAAAAACTAATCGCTTAGCTTTATTTGATGCTTTGCTTGATGATAGACTGGACATTATTGCTACCGACCACGCTCCACATACTTTAGAAGAAAAACGCAACAGCTATTTTAAAGCTCCTTCGGGTTTGCCATTGGTACAGCACAGTTTAAATATGATGCTTGATTTTCATCAAAGAGGGAAAATAAGCTTAGAAAAAGTAGTAGAAAAAATGTGCCACGCTCCTGCTGAATGTTTCAATATAAAAGAAAGAGGTTATGTAAGAGAAGGCTATTTTGCCGACCTTGTACTCGTTGACTTAACAAACAAAAATTACATAAATAAAGACAACATATACTACAAGTGTGGCTGGAGTCCACTGGAAGGCAATATTTTTAGAAACACAGTAACCCACACTTTTGTAAACGGACATTTAGCTTATGCCAATGGAGAATTTAATGAAAGTATAAAAGGACAAAGGTTGTTGTTTGATAGAAAATATTGTTATTAA